One Takifugu flavidus isolate HTHZ2018 chromosome 3, ASM371156v2, whole genome shotgun sequence genomic window, atacatcaatgcttgtaaaggggcagttattttcgcataatctaagatccatgatctgcaataattcactagtcctaagaatgacatctgcttctctgtttttggtttcggagcatcaagtactgctgttttcctcgactcaagaatagctcttccattgtgtcagaacatggcccagataaaccacttcctgcttcaccagttgcagtttgcttttgcttaatttatggccttgtgaggctagccagtgtagcaatgctagcgtgtctgaccaacaatctccctttgtttttgacgccatgaggatgtcatccacgtagacgaggatttgacttccacacggaggtttaaacttagctaatgatgacatcattacctgagagaagattgtgggactctcacagtagccctgaggtaaccttgtccaggtgtaccttcgtccttgaaacgtaaatgcaaaccaaaactggctgtctggatgtaatggtacagagaaaaatgcattggatacatctatcaccgtgtaccactgatgttcagggtttaagtcattcagcagagtgtatggatctgcgactaagggagacctagggaccactgcagcgtttacagcttgcaggtattgcaccatccgccagccggtagatggtggtgacttccttactggaaataggggtgtatttacaggagactcaggacactctgATGAcccctgctttaagcagtgagttaaatatcggaacaataccctcctgtgcgtcagtcttaaggggatattgcctctgaaatggtttataatctgatttagggatttttacaggttctgctccttttataagacctacctCCGCAGGTCCTTCCGATCATAATTCAGGGGGGAAGgtttttcagcttctcctcttcctcctgcgtgaggaagatgttttcttctcatgaactctggtctgtgaggtgcgttgctggatgtgtcagcaaccatgttttaaggggaatacgccacacctggaactgatcattaaaatcaacctcacccttaggcctatagggcaggctgctccagtgttttacgtcacatcccaagtcttgccatcttttcttaagcggtttagcaatagaaacatgtggtacagaacctgacactttgaatagcgctgctgcttcggtggaaaggcttcctgccatgcagacagctgtctgaccacacacacacacgtgcataatTAAATCCCCACATGGTGGCCGTGGAGACCCCAGCTGTGAGCCCCCAGGACCGGCCTGTGGACCCGCCCCCTGCAGAGGTGTGTGAGAAGGCGGAGCCTCCTCAGGAAGCCTGATCCGGCCACATGGTTCCTGCCCTCATCTTCACGTGTCAGAAAATAAATCATTCCAGGAAAACGAGTTCTTTAATTTATTAGCTTTATTGTTAAATGGAACAGTCACTTGAGGGTTAGGGCGAGTCTTCATCGCTGGCAGCGGCGCCTCAGCAAATCCTTCAGCAGACTCTGAGGAGCAACGTTCACGCACGTCTGTCACTTTAGCTTCAACGTAGCATCAATGTCAAGATGCTTACCTCTAGCTTTTGGAGCTGATGCCAGGCGACGtcgtccagcaggtccaggttgACCTCACCCTTGGTCTCCTCTGAAAACGTGACTGTCTGAAGAAGACGGACCCTTTAGTTGACAGCTGCTCTGAAAGGTGGCTTTAGCGCCACCCGGCGGAGCCAAGACACACTGCAAATATCACACATTTTCCCCAAAGCTAACACATTAGCATCCATGAAGGGGACCAGTGGCTCGGCATTGGGACagtgattagcatgctaacattagctctTTAAATCTTGTGCAAATATCGATCATTTCTAACCGGATCGGCACCCGAAACatccaaacaaaagcaaactAAGAACCCACTGCAGTGGGCAGAGGgggcagtgcattgtgggatatgcAGTCCCTGTAATGATCATCCAAACCACCTGGGACTCAAAGGAAGGTTAACGACAGCGGCGGCAGTACCTGTCCCTGCGCCGTGGTGATGGTAATGAGAGCAGCCGAGGCCGCCACGGTGCAGTGCAGATCACCAGCAGAGGCCACAGACCTGGAACGAGATCAACCAATCAGAGGCGCCCAGGACGACGCGACCCCGGCACCAGAAACCACACCTGAGTTTGGCATGCGCCCTAGTCTTGGGCTCGCTGCTCCGACTCCTCCTGGCTGTGGCCGACAAACTTCTGCATGAGTAGCAGATTCACGTCAGCATTTTCAGATCAAAGATGGCGATCAAAGATGGCCACCGCCTCACCTGAGGTTTCCAGTGCTGCTAGTTGTGGCCAGGGTTTTAGCTGCTCTTCCTGCCTGCTCAGGTTAAACAAAACCATTTTACACAGTTCACCCCAGAAACCCCTAAAATAGCCGAGGTCACCTTGGAGGTCTTGGCAGACGACCTcagggggagggtggaggacgAGGATGTGGAAGCCTGGGCGTCACCTCTGTTACTAGGACCCCCCCGGAGGGACGGCGGCACCACCACGGACTtgttctgcacaaacacaaaccattACACAAACGCCGCCATAACGCTCAGGCGCCAGACCGGACCGACCTTCGGGGCGATGGACGCATTACGCCTGGGCAGGAGGGACGGCGGCACCACCACGGACTCtttctgcacaaacacaaactgttaCACAAGCCACCATAAGGGGGCGCTCAGGCTCCAGACCGGACCGACCTTCGGGGCGATGGACGCACTACTCCTGGGCAAAAGTTCCTCCTCTGCGGAAACAAGGACGAGTGTAGTCAGAGGAGAGAATACTGAGGAACGTGAGGAACCCACCACTGGTCAGGTCCCCGATCCGGGTGTTCCGCAGGGGCAGTCTGCGCCGGTTCACGGGCAGTCTGCTCCGGTTCACGGGCAGTCTGCTCAGCTGCTTGCGCTGGCTCGTTTCCTCCTGCTTCTCGTGCAGCATCTTTTCGTCACGTCTCACTTCGCGCGTCCCGAATCGCTTATAAAGCACCTGCGAACGTGATGCCCCGCCCACCCGAGGGAGTTTCCGGCGGAAGCTTACTGTTAGCGCACTGTGCTAACtcaataaattattaaaatgacaGCTACGTCGGTCGTTAAAAGTAACGATGTTGATGTGACGTAGATAAAATTCACCGGTTAGCTTTGGTGACGCAGCCTGTGAATGAACGTGTCAAAACAAGATGTTTAAACAAGTATTTTGCTTTAATGTTGGATATTTAATGAAGAGCTTTTCCCTtcagctgtcacagctgcggcCAATCCCGCCCGTGATTCCAAGTTCGCCACCTGTGACGAATCAGGACCATAACGAGCCCCCTTCTTAGTTCCCGGAGTTCCGCTGCCTCCTTGCCAGATCGTCGTTTGTGGttct contains:
- the LOC130522774 gene encoding uncharacterized protein LOC130522774 yields the protein MLHEKQEETSQRKQLSRLPVNRSRLPVNRRRLPLRNTRIGDLTSEEELLPRSSASIAPKKESVVVPPSLLPRRNASIAPKNKSVVVPPSLRGGPSNRGDAQASTSSSSTLPLRSSAKTSKAGRAAKTLATTSSTGNLRSLSATARRSRSSEPKTRAHAKLRSVASAGDLHCTVAASAALITITTAQGQTVTFSEETKGEVNLDLLDDVAWHQLQKLESLLKDLLRRRCQR